In one Saccharibacillus brassicae genomic region, the following are encoded:
- a CDS encoding 3-oxoacyl-[acyl-carrier-protein] synthase III C-terminal domain-containing protein gives MLQTPQLSVTIRSTGMYHPQERFDNEYFINFFMERDNNDITRLLEHLGKETRYLSRNNPDENSLTMAQFAAEQALERSGLQPSDIQMIMFISDTPEYTYPTNAVMLHERLKTPNAHLVYDMNANCIGAISALDQASILMKAKGIKYALIAGGVSVSKAASDKEPIMFSAFADGGGAIVLELGEEDEQQTGFVDADFYTESIITDTALYPNVGHSRMLDASIPESEKRVYHKEVDVSFFSAKWQGLITGLLSKHGLAPGDVDHFIFSQLSLAENLKTLDLLGVDAGKQIYVGDKYGYTGVTGPIFALNEALQSGRIKPGDKLVICSVGLGYVMGACLYRF, from the coding sequence ATGCTGCAAACGCCTCAGCTTTCCGTCACGATTCGAAGTACGGGCATGTACCACCCGCAGGAACGGTTCGACAACGAATACTTCATTAACTTCTTCATGGAACGCGACAACAACGATATCACCCGCCTGCTTGAGCATCTGGGCAAAGAAACGCGTTACCTCAGCCGCAACAATCCCGACGAAAACTCGCTGACGATGGCCCAATTCGCGGCCGAGCAGGCGCTTGAGCGTTCGGGGCTGCAGCCGTCGGACATCCAGATGATCATGTTTATCTCCGACACGCCCGAATATACGTACCCGACGAACGCGGTCATGCTGCATGAACGGCTGAAGACGCCGAACGCGCATCTCGTCTACGACATGAACGCCAACTGCATCGGGGCCATCTCCGCGCTCGACCAGGCCTCGATCCTGATGAAAGCCAAAGGCATCAAGTACGCCCTGATCGCCGGCGGCGTATCCGTCAGCAAAGCGGCCAGCGACAAAGAGCCGATCATGTTCTCCGCGTTCGCGGACGGCGGCGGCGCGATCGTGCTCGAACTCGGTGAAGAAGACGAACAGCAGACCGGCTTCGTCGACGCCGACTTCTACACGGAATCGATCATCACGGATACGGCGCTCTACCCGAACGTCGGCCATTCGCGCATGCTCGACGCTTCGATCCCGGAATCGGAAAAAAGAGTCTACCACAAAGAAGTCGACGTCAGCTTCTTCTCCGCCAAATGGCAGGGACTGATCACCGGCCTGCTCTCCAAGCACGGCCTGGCGCCGGGCGACGTCGACCACTTTATCTTCTCGCAGCTCTCGCTCGCCGAGAACCTCAAGACGCTGGACCTGCTCGGCGTCGATGCCGGCAAGCAGATCTACGTCGGCGACAAATACGGCTATACCGGCGTGACCGGCCCGATCTTCGCCCTGAACGAAGCGCTTCAGAGCGGACGGATCAAGCCGGGCGACAAGCTCGTGATCTGCTCGGTCGGGCTCGGCTACGTGATGGGCGCCTGCCTGTACCGCTTCTAA
- a CDS encoding aldo/keto reductase family protein, whose amino-acid sequence MKYRNLGRTGLKVSEIGLGSWLTYGTAAEQQAADACIEAAFEQGINFFDTANAYNRGEGEKAIGAALGKYERSSYVLSTKVFFPMGDGPNDRGLSRKHIMEQCEASLKRLGTDYIDVYFCHRYDSDTPVDETLRALDDLTAQGKILYAGVSEWTAAQIQSAAGITERRNLRPLASNQPIYNLFERYIEDEVLPVSAEAGLGQVVFSPLAQGILTGKYKPGQKPAAGTRGADDTVNQVIGSYLRDDVLGVTQELNELAGQLGLKLSQLALAWVLRQPGVSSAIIGASRPGQVRENAEASGVTLSEETLAKIDELMQPVQDFAPAR is encoded by the coding sequence ATGAAATACCGGAATCTGGGGCGCACCGGCCTCAAAGTCAGCGAGATCGGATTGGGCAGTTGGCTCACCTACGGCACGGCGGCCGAGCAGCAGGCGGCGGACGCGTGCATCGAAGCGGCGTTCGAGCAGGGCATCAACTTTTTCGATACGGCCAATGCGTACAATCGCGGCGAAGGCGAAAAAGCGATAGGTGCGGCGCTTGGCAAATACGAACGTTCGAGCTACGTGCTGAGCACCAAAGTCTTTTTCCCGATGGGCGACGGGCCCAACGACCGCGGATTGTCGCGCAAACATATCATGGAGCAGTGCGAAGCCAGCCTGAAGCGGCTCGGCACCGACTACATCGACGTCTATTTCTGCCATCGCTACGACAGCGACACGCCGGTCGACGAGACGCTGCGCGCGCTCGACGACCTCACGGCGCAGGGCAAAATCCTGTACGCGGGCGTCAGCGAATGGACGGCGGCGCAGATCCAGAGCGCGGCCGGCATCACCGAGCGCCGCAACCTGCGTCCGCTCGCTTCGAACCAGCCGATCTACAATCTGTTCGAGCGGTATATCGAAGACGAAGTGCTGCCCGTCTCGGCCGAAGCCGGACTGGGTCAGGTCGTCTTCTCGCCGCTTGCGCAGGGCATCCTCACCGGCAAATACAAGCCCGGCCAGAAGCCGGCCGCAGGCACGCGCGGCGCGGACGATACCGTCAACCAGGTCATCGGCAGCTATCTGCGCGACGACGTGCTCGGCGTGACGCAGGAGCTGAACGAACTGGCCGGGCAGCTCGGCCTCAAGCTGTCGCAGCTGGCGCTGGCGTGGGTGCTGCGCCAACCGGGCGTCAGCTCCGCGATCATCGGGGCGAGCCGTCCCGGGCAGGTGCGCGAGAATGCCGAAGCTTCCGGCGTTACTTTGAGCGAAGAGACGCTGGCGAAGATCGACGAGCTGATGCAGCCGGTTCAGGACTTTGCGCCGGCGCGCTGA
- a CDS encoding phosphodiester glycosidase family protein: MGKGWKTLLAFALTTGLIAGGALPGASTQRAEAAAAATKTYGYSDPAAGRTYVPLRVLSTFAGAKISGKTGKGKLEIVKGKQRITLHTGRKKAEIDGKKVRIDAAPFAYAGVTYVPLGFAAKHLGLTLEWNDATSSMHVASGDKAMDLPIIRRGSLTDRPVSYRQQVFYVGGAAIRANVVTVQLMHPRVSLDAAFAHHRVGTVQNLSAIAAQNGAYAAINATYFDAYSSAVYRAPYGYLVSKGDVKFINGGTDLTVFAYDRNHLARLIPGLQFGKAYEEGQVEGAVQAGPRLVNNGRIAVNAVKEGFRDPSILRGRAARSAIGITRDHKLIMVTLRRSSMPQLAHIMKQAGAYQAMNLDGGASSGLYLNGKYVTKPGRKVSNALLVKVRR; encoded by the coding sequence ATGGGAAAAGGATGGAAGACGCTGCTGGCCTTCGCGCTGACGACGGGATTGATCGCGGGAGGCGCGCTGCCCGGCGCTTCGACGCAGAGAGCGGAAGCGGCTGCGGCGGCGACCAAAACGTACGGCTATTCGGACCCGGCGGCAGGGCGCACTTATGTCCCGCTCCGCGTGCTGAGCACGTTCGCGGGAGCGAAGATTAGCGGCAAGACCGGCAAGGGCAAGCTTGAGATCGTCAAAGGCAAACAGCGGATCACGCTGCACACGGGACGCAAAAAAGCGGAGATCGACGGCAAAAAAGTGCGGATCGACGCGGCGCCTTTTGCTTATGCGGGCGTGACGTACGTGCCGCTCGGCTTCGCCGCGAAGCATCTCGGATTGACGCTCGAATGGAACGATGCGACGTCTTCGATGCACGTCGCAAGCGGCGACAAGGCGATGGATCTGCCGATCATCCGCCGCGGTTCGCTGACCGACCGGCCCGTGAGCTACCGCCAGCAGGTATTCTACGTCGGCGGCGCCGCGATCCGCGCCAACGTCGTCACCGTGCAGCTGATGCATCCGCGGGTATCGCTGGACGCCGCTTTTGCCCATCACAGAGTGGGCACCGTACAGAATCTGAGCGCGATCGCCGCCCAGAACGGCGCGTATGCCGCGATTAACGCGACCTACTTCGACGCGTACAGCTCCGCCGTCTACCGGGCCCCGTACGGCTACCTCGTCAGCAAAGGCGACGTCAAGTTCATCAACGGCGGCACCGATCTCACCGTCTTCGCCTACGACCGGAACCATCTGGCGCGCCTGATTCCGGGCCTTCAGTTCGGCAAAGCCTACGAAGAAGGCCAGGTCGAAGGCGCCGTGCAGGCCGGACCGCGGCTGGTCAACAACGGCCGCATCGCGGTCAACGCGGTCAAGGAAGGCTTCCGCGATCCGAGCATCCTCCGCGGCCGGGCCGCGCGCAGCGCGATCGGCATTACCCGCGACCACAAGCTGATCATGGTCACGCTCCGCCGCTCCAGCATGCCGCAGCTGGCACACATCATGAAGCAGGCCGGCGCGTACCAGGCGATGAACCTGGACGGCGGCGCTTCGAGCGGGCTGTACCTGAACGGCAAATACGTCACCAAGCCGGGCCGCAAAGTAAGCAACGCGCTGCTGGTAAAAGTGAGAAGATAG
- a CDS encoding methyl-accepting chemotaxis protein, producing MKDWNQMRAEDLRLKNRLVFYSLAITVLLALLMYVAVEMDATARYILIAGDLASVVVVGILYFGRKREKAIAYVALIMLGVTHSAAAIIVPSVVNIVPVYLVLVLSLVYMQRAPLYTGFGAAVLLLAAYIYKGSAYGMERDHIVAHLFFFVIISVILFNFQQIADRMFRQLADTQRHTQELLERTERQGVSLRENVRVVSGNMEAVSSGSQENAVSFDEMNIAVQEVTQGAVSQSELLTGVTDAIRLSGDQLGGMLQSLGQLRERSETAADSSHRGDEIVGGLYRLIGEFETQVRTAAEEVNGLAEQVSSSSQLIGTIQEISSQTNLLSLNASIEAARAGESGRGFAVVAGEIRKLADLSAKAAEQISGNLSLVGSHSGSTQRSMQTIAVRMQECMGMVEETRDVFSSIRSSVGEVSESVNRYDDMIGTVRLSSEEIERSSESLAAISEQSTAAMQQVSASLIELVRKNADILELIRHNETALRSMAAEASEDEEDLPQALQG from the coding sequence ATGAAAGATTGGAATCAAATGCGTGCGGAAGATTTGCGTCTCAAAAACCGGCTGGTGTTCTACTCGCTGGCCATTACCGTCCTGCTCGCCCTGCTGATGTACGTCGCGGTCGAGATGGATGCCACAGCGCGGTATATTCTGATCGCCGGCGATCTGGCAAGCGTCGTCGTGGTCGGCATTTTGTATTTCGGTCGCAAGCGGGAAAAAGCGATCGCGTACGTCGCCCTGATCATGCTCGGCGTCACCCATTCGGCCGCCGCGATCATCGTGCCGAGCGTCGTCAACATCGTGCCGGTGTACCTGGTGCTCGTGCTGTCGCTCGTCTACATGCAGCGGGCGCCGCTGTATACCGGCTTCGGCGCCGCCGTTCTGCTGCTGGCCGCGTATATCTACAAAGGCAGCGCCTACGGCATGGAGCGGGACCATATCGTCGCGCATTTGTTCTTCTTCGTCATTATCAGCGTCATCTTGTTCAATTTCCAGCAGATCGCCGACCGCATGTTCCGGCAGCTCGCCGACACGCAGCGGCATACGCAGGAACTGCTGGAGCGCACGGAGCGGCAGGGCGTATCGCTGCGCGAAAACGTCCGCGTCGTCTCGGGCAACATGGAAGCCGTCTCGTCCGGCAGCCAGGAGAACGCCGTCTCGTTCGACGAGATGAATATCGCCGTGCAGGAAGTGACGCAGGGCGCCGTGTCCCAGAGCGAACTGCTGACCGGCGTGACCGACGCGATCCGTCTCAGCGGCGACCAGCTCGGCGGCATGCTGCAATCGCTTGGCCAGCTGCGCGAGCGCAGCGAGACGGCAGCCGATTCTTCGCACCGCGGCGACGAGATCGTCGGCGGGCTGTACCGCCTGATCGGCGAGTTCGAGACGCAGGTGCGCACCGCGGCCGAAGAAGTCAACGGACTGGCCGAGCAGGTCTCGTCTTCGTCGCAGCTGATCGGCACCATTCAGGAGATTTCTTCACAGACGAATCTGCTGTCGCTGAACGCCAGTATCGAAGCGGCGCGTGCCGGCGAATCCGGCCGCGGCTTCGCGGTCGTGGCGGGCGAGATCCGCAAGCTGGCCGACCTGTCCGCCAAGGCGGCGGAGCAGATCTCCGGCAATCTGTCGCTTGTCGGCAGCCATTCCGGCAGTACCCAGCGCAGCATGCAGACGATCGCGGTGCGCATGCAGGAGTGCATGGGCATGGTGGAGGAGACGCGCGACGTGTTCTCGTCGATCCGCTCGTCCGTCGGGGAAGTGAGCGAGTCCGTCAACCGTTACGACGACATGATCGGCACCGTGCGGCTCTCGTCCGAAGAGATCGAGCGCTCGTCGGAGAGCCTGGCCGCGATCAGCGAGCAGTCCACCGCCGCCATGCAGCAGGTGTCCGCGTCGCTAATCGAACTCGTCCGCAAAAACGCCGACATCCTCGAACTTATCCGCCACAACGAAACGGCGCTGCGCAGCATGGCGGCCGAAGCGTCGGAAGACGAAGAGGATCTGCCGCAGGCGCTGCAAGGCTGA